From Dromaius novaehollandiae isolate bDroNov1 chromosome 36, bDroNov1.hap1, whole genome shotgun sequence, the proteins below share one genomic window:
- the SALL2 gene encoding sal-like protein 2 isoform X1: MGPDGPLTAAVVTSMGTGSPAAAAACSSSSEPPGMDAEPPPPPPPPPPPLDIPLLLEELRVLQQRQLHQLQLTEEICRQVLLLGAPAPPKAPPALFAAPKAEPPRAPASGPPPKPAFFHLYRPWGAKAEAAAFPPLPTAREGSLRPRNEAEERPGGGRHRCRFCAKAFGSDSALQIHLRSHTGERPYKCNVCGNRFTTRGNLKVHFHRHRDRYPHVQMNPHPVPEHLDYLLAGRPGAPPEKSDAAEKPPLPALKVPLAAEGLPLLPQPLPGFNKLVLLKAAEEKAKGDENTPPGKLPAWALLASHFKGGHHHHHHHHAAAFPFLLEPLAAAPSETSKLQQLVEKIDPPGTTAAAAAAATEAPGTATAAAAPAPPPASVPNQCPVCRRVLSCPRALRLHAGQHAGAERPFRCKACGRAFSSRGNLRAHSAAHRPGPAPAAAAARPRNSCPICQKTFADAPGLQHHVRLHLGGQIPNGGPTPARRPEELSEEEEEEEEEEEEEDASEEDESAESGPEKPPAEEEEEEEEQEEEEEEGEGRRRAGSPAPASEGAGEPVVEEGGARGGEEAPEEPQASPAKEGAPDGATARKAGQVPPCWSCSPVPRARPPAPDVPPPPPPPPPPPPTPPPLSRGAGKPPDFPARPPPPPPALSFWSQYSAFVAAGAKAARARPAPAEAAAPPASGPADK; the protein is encoded by the exons ATGGGACCGGACGGGCCGCTGACAGCGGCCGTTGTGACGTCGATGGGAACAG gctccccggctgccgccgccgcctgctcGTCCTCCTCGGAGCCGCCGGGGATGgacgcggagccgccgccgccgccgccgccgccgccgccgccgctggacatcccgctgctgctggaggagctgcgggtgctgcagcagcggcagctgcACCAGCTGCAGCTCACGGAGGAGATCTGCcgccaggtgctgctgctgggcgcccccgcgccccccaaggcccccccggCCCTCTTCGCCGCCCCCAAGGCcgagccgccgcgggccccggcgtccgggccgcccCCCAAGCCCGCCTTCTTCCACCTCTACCGGCCCTGGGGCGCcaaggcggaggcggcggcgttCCCGCCCCTGCCGACGGCGCGGGAGGGCTCCCTGCGCCCCCGCAACGAGGCGGAGGagaggcccggcggcgggcggcaccgCTGCCGCTTCTGCGCCAAGGCCTTCGGCAGCGACAGCGCCCTGCAGATCCACCTGCGCTCGCACACCGGCGAGCGGCCCTACAAGTGCAACGTCTGCGGCAACCGCTTCACCACCCGCGGCAACCTCAAGGTGCACTTCCACCGCCACCGCGACCGCTACCCCCACGTGCAGATGAACCCCCACCCCGTGCCCGAGCACCTCGACTACCTGCtggccggccgccccggcgccccgccggaGAAGAGCGACGCCGCCGAGAAGCCGCCGCTGCCGGCGCTGAAGGTGCCGCTGGCCGCGGAGGGCCTCCcgctgctgccccagcccctgcccggcTTCAACAAGCTGGTGCTGCTGAAGGCGGCGGaggagaaggccaagggggacGAGAACACCCCGCCGGGCAAGCTGCCCGCCTGGGCCTTGCTGGCCAGCCACTTCAAGGgcggccaccaccaccaccaccaccaccacgccgccgccttccccttcctcctggagccGCTGGCGGCGGCCCCCTCCGAGACCTCCAAGCTGCAGCAGCTGGTGGAGAAGATCGACCCGCCGggcaccaccgccgccgccgccgccgccgccaccgaggCCCCGGGGACGGCgacggcggccgccgcccccgcgccaccGCCCGCCTCCGTCCCCAACCAGTGCCCCGTGTGCCGGCGGGTGCTGAGCTGCccccgggcgctgcggctgcACGCGGGGCAGCACGCCGGGGCCGAGCGCCCCTTCCGCTGCAAGGCGTGCGGCCGGGCCTTCTCCAGCCGCGGCAACCTGCGGGCCCACTCGGCCGCccaccggcccggcccggcccccgccgccgccgccgcccggccccgaaACTCCTGCCCCATCTGCCAGAAGACGTTCGCCGACGCCCCGGGCCTCCAGCACCACGTCCGCCTGCACCTGGGCGGCCAGATCCCCAACGGCGGCCCGACGCCGGCCCGCCGGCCCGAGGAGCtctccgaggaggaggaggaggaggaggaggaggaggaggaggaggatgcctCCGAGGAGGACGAGTCTGCCGAGAGCGGTCCCGAGAAGCCCCCAGccgaggaagaagaggaggaggaggagcaggaggaggaggaggaggaaggtgaagGTCGCCGCCgggcgggcagccccgcgccagCCTCGGAGGGAGCCGGCGAGCCCGTggtggaggaaggaggtgcgCGCGGAGGGGAGGAGGCCCCGGAGGAGCCGCAGGCCAGCCCGGCCAAGGAGGGCGCTCCCGACGGGGCCACGGCCAGGAAGGCCGGGCAG GTGCCCCCGTGCTGGAGCTGCAGCCCggtgccccgcgcccgcccgcccgccccggacgtcccgccgccaccgccgccgccgccgccgccaccaccaacGCCACCACCGCTGAGCCGCGGGGCCGGCAAACCGCCAGACTtcccggcccgcccgccgccgccgccgccagccctcTCCTTCTGGAGCCAGTACAGCGCCTTCGTGGCCGCCGGCGCCAAGgcggcccgcgcccgccccgcaccCGCCGAGGCCGCCGCGCCCCCGGCGTCCGGCCCCGCCGACAAGTAG
- the SALL2 gene encoding sal-like protein 2 isoform X2: MAEPGGSPAAAAACSSSSEPPGMDAEPPPPPPPPPPPLDIPLLLEELRVLQQRQLHQLQLTEEICRQVLLLGAPAPPKAPPALFAAPKAEPPRAPASGPPPKPAFFHLYRPWGAKAEAAAFPPLPTAREGSLRPRNEAEERPGGGRHRCRFCAKAFGSDSALQIHLRSHTGERPYKCNVCGNRFTTRGNLKVHFHRHRDRYPHVQMNPHPVPEHLDYLLAGRPGAPPEKSDAAEKPPLPALKVPLAAEGLPLLPQPLPGFNKLVLLKAAEEKAKGDENTPPGKLPAWALLASHFKGGHHHHHHHHAAAFPFLLEPLAAAPSETSKLQQLVEKIDPPGTTAAAAAAATEAPGTATAAAAPAPPPASVPNQCPVCRRVLSCPRALRLHAGQHAGAERPFRCKACGRAFSSRGNLRAHSAAHRPGPAPAAAAARPRNSCPICQKTFADAPGLQHHVRLHLGGQIPNGGPTPARRPEELSEEEEEEEEEEEEEDASEEDESAESGPEKPPAEEEEEEEEQEEEEEEGEGRRRAGSPAPASEGAGEPVVEEGGARGGEEAPEEPQASPAKEGAPDGATARKAGQVPPCWSCSPVPRARPPAPDVPPPPPPPPPPPPTPPPLSRGAGKPPDFPARPPPPPPALSFWSQYSAFVAAGAKAARARPAPAEAAAPPASGPADK, encoded by the exons ATGGCCGAGCCGGGAG gctccccggctgccgccgccgcctgctcGTCCTCCTCGGAGCCGCCGGGGATGgacgcggagccgccgccgccgccgccgccgccgccgccgccgctggacatcccgctgctgctggaggagctgcgggtgctgcagcagcggcagctgcACCAGCTGCAGCTCACGGAGGAGATCTGCcgccaggtgctgctgctgggcgcccccgcgccccccaaggcccccccggCCCTCTTCGCCGCCCCCAAGGCcgagccgccgcgggccccggcgtccgggccgcccCCCAAGCCCGCCTTCTTCCACCTCTACCGGCCCTGGGGCGCcaaggcggaggcggcggcgttCCCGCCCCTGCCGACGGCGCGGGAGGGCTCCCTGCGCCCCCGCAACGAGGCGGAGGagaggcccggcggcgggcggcaccgCTGCCGCTTCTGCGCCAAGGCCTTCGGCAGCGACAGCGCCCTGCAGATCCACCTGCGCTCGCACACCGGCGAGCGGCCCTACAAGTGCAACGTCTGCGGCAACCGCTTCACCACCCGCGGCAACCTCAAGGTGCACTTCCACCGCCACCGCGACCGCTACCCCCACGTGCAGATGAACCCCCACCCCGTGCCCGAGCACCTCGACTACCTGCtggccggccgccccggcgccccgccggaGAAGAGCGACGCCGCCGAGAAGCCGCCGCTGCCGGCGCTGAAGGTGCCGCTGGCCGCGGAGGGCCTCCcgctgctgccccagcccctgcccggcTTCAACAAGCTGGTGCTGCTGAAGGCGGCGGaggagaaggccaagggggacGAGAACACCCCGCCGGGCAAGCTGCCCGCCTGGGCCTTGCTGGCCAGCCACTTCAAGGgcggccaccaccaccaccaccaccaccacgccgccgccttccccttcctcctggagccGCTGGCGGCGGCCCCCTCCGAGACCTCCAAGCTGCAGCAGCTGGTGGAGAAGATCGACCCGCCGggcaccaccgccgccgccgccgccgccgccaccgaggCCCCGGGGACGGCgacggcggccgccgcccccgcgccaccGCCCGCCTCCGTCCCCAACCAGTGCCCCGTGTGCCGGCGGGTGCTGAGCTGCccccgggcgctgcggctgcACGCGGGGCAGCACGCCGGGGCCGAGCGCCCCTTCCGCTGCAAGGCGTGCGGCCGGGCCTTCTCCAGCCGCGGCAACCTGCGGGCCCACTCGGCCGCccaccggcccggcccggcccccgccgccgccgccgcccggccccgaaACTCCTGCCCCATCTGCCAGAAGACGTTCGCCGACGCCCCGGGCCTCCAGCACCACGTCCGCCTGCACCTGGGCGGCCAGATCCCCAACGGCGGCCCGACGCCGGCCCGCCGGCCCGAGGAGCtctccgaggaggaggaggaggaggaggaggaggaggaggaggaggatgcctCCGAGGAGGACGAGTCTGCCGAGAGCGGTCCCGAGAAGCCCCCAGccgaggaagaagaggaggaggaggagcaggaggaggaggaggaggaaggtgaagGTCGCCGCCgggcgggcagccccgcgccagCCTCGGAGGGAGCCGGCGAGCCCGTggtggaggaaggaggtgcgCGCGGAGGGGAGGAGGCCCCGGAGGAGCCGCAGGCCAGCCCGGCCAAGGAGGGCGCTCCCGACGGGGCCACGGCCAGGAAGGCCGGGCAG GTGCCCCCGTGCTGGAGCTGCAGCCCggtgccccgcgcccgcccgcccgccccggacgtcccgccgccaccgccgccgccgccgccgccaccaccaacGCCACCACCGCTGAGCCGCGGGGCCGGCAAACCGCCAGACTtcccggcccgcccgccgccgccgccgccagccctcTCCTTCTGGAGCCAGTACAGCGCCTTCGTGGCCGCCGGCGCCAAGgcggcccgcgcccgccccgcaccCGCCGAGGCCGCCGCGCCCCCGGCGTCCGGCCCCGCCGACAAGTAG